The genomic DNA GAGTGCAGAAGAGGGCACTAGCAGAACAGGCTAAAGACAGTGACAGGCTCTGCTGTCCTAGCAGGTCTCACACACTGCAAGAGTGTCCAATTCATGCAGTGATCGGTGGCACAAGGAAGTTAAATTTCTGGTAGATCTGCAGAACTGGTAAAAAATCCAAATGTATACAGTCTTAGCCAGTCAGAaccatggaatcacagaaattcagagttggaagggacctctagagatcatctagtccaactcccctgctaaagcaggattgcctagagcacattactcaggactgcatgcAGGCAGGCCTTGAAAGTCTCCAgcgaaggggactccacaacctccctgagcagcctgttccagtgcttgtcaccctcaccgtaaaaaagttttttcttgtgtttgatcggaacttcctatgttccagcttgtgcccgttacccctcgtcctgttactgggaaccactgaaaagagtccagctccatcctccttaaacccaccctttagatacttgtaaacattaataagatctcccctcagccttctcttctccaggctaaagagtcccagctctctcagcctttaaCAGACACTTCTATCTCATAACTCCAACCCACTAGCATACAGGCAGAGATCTAAATCAGTACAAACAATTATGCCTTGCACTGATCCAGAAAAGCCACTAAAGCCAACATCCAAGAAGCCAGAAGTAAATTTTACAGCAAGGACTGTCCACTCCCTGGGATACAGCCCAAGTGGCAGCAAGGACATTCTAGCCTGTCTCAGTTAAATGACCTGAGATCAGTAAGGATTTATAGACCTCAGCACACTCCAAACAGCACCAATATATTGGCTGCCACCTCTCCACATTCACTGAGTAGCGCTTCTGGGCAAGGAGAGCACAATCAGTGAGAAATGTGAACAACACaagagatttttcaaagcagGAGCAGAAAATCCTGTCTTTAATGAGCAACCCTACAGGGAACTAACAGCCATATTTAATATAGCAAAGTTAAGTACAGTAGAAATTTATTCCTTTAGAGTTACTAATGAGGCAAGGCAAAGATGCAGAGGAATCTCAGGCAAGTCCTACAGGATAAAAGAACAAGACAAAATGGACAAAATTAAACTCCACACAAACCTTGCGTTTCTCCATTCTCTTCCATCGCAGCTGGGCATTTGCAGCAGCCATGGCTTCCACCACAAAGGTTGTAGTCATATAGCTAGAGATAGAAATTTAATTGACATCAGTAGTAGTCAAGAACTATCACTGCACAGAGACAGAGATTTATTCTCATCTGTTTGTAggggcaaacaaacaaacaagaccaaCTTTTTCAccacctcccccctgccccacactgtAGTTTTGGTAGTGTTACATCTCAGTTTGCTGCACCCTTCTGTCCTTTAGATTAAGGTATTCAAGCAGAccaaaaaatacagtaaaatataagATGCCTTCAGATATAAGAAGACACTACAGATACCTGGAAGGCACCATCTGAGTGTTTCTTGTTAAAAGGGCGTGTACAACTAACACAGTACTGTTGCAAAGCTTATTTATTAGGCTGTGTGGCAAAGGTACTGTGGTCCCTTAAAGAATCTTACAAATGGCATCAGAAGCAAAGCAGCGATACAAGACCAAGGGGCAGATAACACATGCATGCAAATACACTTTGCTGGAGGTCAGGGGAAAAGCTGTCCAGGGAGACAGCAAGAGCCACCAATGGCAGGAATATCATTATCTCAGCTAAAACCAGgcctataataaaaaaaacaaaaaaccacaacctcaaaatcaattttttttttttttaaggctttaagTGTTTTCTCACTGTTTCAGGAACTGGACTCACTTATCAAGCTCAAATGAGAGGTTAGTTTTGCAAGAATAAAAGCAAGCAGCTGGGTCCTGAGGCACATGTAGCAATTTCCGCATAGACTTTTCTTGGGCTGAAGGGTCCCCAGCAGGCAAGAGGAAGTCACAAGCACCAGAACAAAAGCAACAGCGCAACGCAGCTCCCAAGGCATGTAGCTCTTTGAGCTGCGTTTTCTCAATTTAATCTGGTGCAGTTTTGGAGGTTTGTGCGCTTCTACTGACCTTGAAGGACTGTCTGGTGGTGGTGAGTTTCATATACTTAATTCACACTTTTAAACTAACGCATCTAAAAGGAATTGCTTCCAAAGTTCACAGTTGCTCCCACAGTTTACATTTTATCAAGCCTTTGCAGCATACAGCTCCAAGGTGGGGAACTTACAAGCATTACTACTGTCAGTACTGACTGTACAGTACCTCTATATAGCAGCACCTAACGATCTGAAAAGCACTGCCTCCAAATCAAAGGCACATTCTGGCTGACAGAACTGGTTACCAACAAGACAGGAACTTCTAAATTCCATTCTTACAAACAGCAGGAGgggactttattttaaaagcaagcaggGATTCACAGTCCATCAGAAGATGGCAATTCTATTAATAACTACTTAGACATCAGTGCTGTATCAACAGCCTTCAGCTCCACCTGCTGCTCCAGCAAGGAGACATCTGGGCAGAAGCTCATGGCCAGCCAGCATGAAAATCATGAGACCGGCTCCAAGGTCTCAAGCAGCAAAGGTGTGTGAGGGGAATAAGACAGGCCTGGCTATACAGTAATTTGTTTTCCTGACATTCTTGCAGTTGCCCAGAGCATTACCAAGAGCCAAGAGAAAACTAACATAACAGGTCTGCATCACATCTGCAAGCcacaaagcagagaaatgaaCCTGTGTCAGCTGTGACTTGGTTAGTGTTTGGGAAACTGATCCATGACAGAGGCAAGCATGGGATGTATCCACAGGGAGGACAGTGTCAAAAAAGGAAGCTGAGAGAAAGGTCCCAGAAGACTCTGGACTCGAGAAAACATCTTTCCTATCAGTCAGGAGATGGGATGCAGTACCATATTGCTGGCAGTCAGAAAATGCGTCCCTCCAAATAAGGTCCACAGGCAACACAACTGCAGAGACGAACGCTCCAGCAGCAGACCGACTGGATcactcagaaaagcagcaatagtCTTAGCACTGTCCTTACAGCTCCACCCAGCTGAAGCCCCCCAACCTCCTAAAGACACATACTCACTTCCTACCTCATAAATCCCAGGAACATTAGGAGAACGAGGCTGACAAGCCACCCTGCCGTCGCAAAGGCCTTTGGCATGGTTAGGGCTCCTGTCCCAACGATGAGGTTGAACATGTAAACCAGACCAACCTGCAATCAACCACATAATCCAACGTGAGAGTTTGCAACTCACATGCACATTGATTTaaatggagagagcaatctttgaGCAAGCCCATGCTATAAATGAATACAGGAGGGGACTGATAACCAAAGAGAACAAAGTGAGTGTCAGCACATCTCTGGAGAAACCCACACTCCTCTccatttttctgattatttttttaacttattttcttcCCAACTTTTAAAGTTAGAAAGCACgtgagctttttgtttgtttgttgtcaAATCCACTGCCTTCTACCAGAAGGGTCTAAACTGCAGGTTGGGgtctttccttattttctgaTCTGAACCTAAGTGGTTATGACTACGTACATGAGTTACCGTTCAgattctcttgttcttttttattcttaatcaAGCAGGAAATATCCAAACAGAATTCTAATTCAAAGCCTGCTTGACATTTTACCAGCAGGCAgctgagcacactttgaagaagGGAGTTTATTTctggaaaggaaaggattttatCCTCTCTTGCAATGAGCTTTTTTTCCTGCCCGGGGGCAAAAGATAACTGTGCACTtggacagggacaccccccccacccccgcctcagACTATAAACTTAGCTGAATTAAAGatcaaaaattgccccaaagttgttttttttttttataggtcaGAGTCTCTCTAGAGGAGAGCCAGTAAAGAACCGTGTCCGAGTACACTTTTCTGGGTGTGGAGCAATTAATATCAGGAGAACTATTCCCCAGAGATCctgtgagcattcctgccctACATTCACTGACACAAGCACAGCAAATTCATCTTTTGACAGGTCTCCCTCAAGGatggaaaaaaccaacaacaaaaaaaaaatcagccattgCAGCTTGCAGGAAAGGTCTTTTCATTCAGCTGGCAGAGCAGTCATTCCCTGAGCACAACACAAGTGCCCAGGGCCATGACTCACTCTTCAGTGAAGGACTCTTGAAAAAAACACCTCAGGTGATTTTCCTTGACTTTGGTCAAGTAGACAGCAACGAGAACGGTGCCTGTGTATTCAGTCTGGCTAGACATCttcagggaaagagaagagagtcATAGCCTTTGAGACTAGGCTTTAGGAAATTCATGCAACATTAACATAACAACGTAAGAGCAGGTGACACTAAATCTTTGGAGTCCAGATGTCCCAGTTACTGTCttgttctctgttttctcagTTGTGACCTATTTCTGCAACCTAATACCCAGTTCTTCTAAATTCAATCGTTAACACAGGGATGAAATTTTTAAGGCATTTGAAAGCCAACACACAGATTTCAGGACTGGTTCTATATTTAGTGagttcacttcagaaaaaaaaaaaataatgtttgcagAGCGTTGTTTTTAAGAGCTGACGCTATATGAGCACCCGTGGCTATGAAAACCAGTATTTCCAGTAACATGGTAAAACAGTAATTGGCTCCGAAATTTCACAGGACACCACATTACAAGGAAGAAACATCTTGATTACTGGTTATAAGTGAAGTGGTTTAAAACAAATTACTACAATAGCTACAAATAAGTAAACTTTATATAACATCTTCCTCTGAATGTCTTAAAAGccaaaagagagaagcagagtgGGACAGTTTCCATGTTACAATCCCCTCTATTTATGCTAGCTTCATGTGACAATTTGGGTTCATGGAAACATTAACAAAACGTAAGAAAAGTGGGTAGAAGGATGCAAGAGCTGGTATGGGGCATGAAGCTCTTTTTAACACTTTTAGAACTATGCCTTAACCAGACATTGTCCCTTTATAGTATATATAGTGATCtgtgatgtaaaaaaaaaccccaaaactacaaGTACTAAGCATTTTTAAGTACCCTTTGACCTCCATCATCTCTTGAAACACTGATGTTATGTCCACGGGGAAGCAGGAAATGAGAGCACAAGATTGAGGAAAGAGTGTTTTTAAAGACTTGTCAGCAAAACCACAAACAGCAGTACTTACGTAGGGAGAGTAAAGCTCTCCTGTGTCAGTAATGCCACCAGCCATGTTGAAGACGGTGGGGGACTCAGAGCAAAGCGAGGAGTGTGTTTTCAACTTCTATTGCCTTTAACCTGGGGAAACATCATAAAGTTGTGTTAGCTTTACTGGAAAGAGGAGGAACTCAGGAGTCAGCTTTTGGACATCGGTCTTCTAATATTTGAACAAAAGAGGATTTCAGCAAGATCTTGCAATTCGGACAGATATACCCCACTCACCAGCAACACTTGTTTCAATGCTCTACTGAAAAGTTCTCGTAACCCGTTAAACTAGTTTAAAAGTAACCAAAAGGCTCTGCCCTTTCACAGCACATGATGACCAGACGTCACCTTCCCCAAACAGCCAGAGGGGCCGTTTCAGACACTAAAAGCTCAAGAGGAAGAATGCCTGCCTTGAGGATGATCTCATACTGCTGCTTCTCATGAAGCTACTACTCTTAGCCAGCACATGCCTCCTACAAatcaaagctgtaaaaaaaaccaaccagcctACAGTGTCTCATCATACtttcaagtaaagaaaaaagcagacaaatgaaAATACCGGacctatgaaaaacaaacaaacaagaagtttTGTTACATGTATCAAGGTTTCCAAAGCAGAATTATTTGGGAAACTTAACATTGTCTTCGAAAAACTACAGGGGAGAGGAAGAACCCAAGTGTTCTGAAAGGTTTCAGAGTATATAAGTAATCAGGGGTAGATGAATTGTTTAAGAGCTTGACCAAATTTCTCATAGTTCTACACATACTCCTACTTAGCTGTACCAACTGTGACAAATCATCAGCACAAACTTCACCAGCTCAGAGCACTactgaaaaacccaaacagttggTAAGCTTACAGACACTAACGCCAAATGACAGAAATCACTCGGACAGCAGAGCTCACCCCAGCCACAGCCAGTCCAGCCCTCAGAAGAAAAGGCCAAACATCACCTTCTACAATGGACCTCAACTGAAACCACAGGGGCCAACCTCATCAAGCCAAGCGCAAGCAGCACGACCAGGGGCACAGGGAGGCCGCGTCTGTGCGGGGCACCCGCCTCAGCCCGGGAGGGGCCCACTCAGGGCCTCCggagccccccggccccgccacttCCCAGCTCCCCCCGGGGCCTGCCCCCGACCCGGCTGCGCTGCCCTCCCAACAGGCCCTTCCCAGGGAAACCCACCGCCCCGCTGATGCCCGCTACGGCCCCaagggcccccacagccccccgctgTCCTGCGGCCTTCACCCCCCGGCCAGGGCCTCGTCTCTCCGGCCCACCACcgccccacaccaggacccccctaGGCCTCACCCCGCCTACAGGACCCCCATAGGCGTCACCCCGCGCTCTCCCTCACAGGGACGCCCAGGCCTCAGACCAGACCCGACCAGACCAGACcagacccgacccgacccgacccgacccgacacCGGGACCCCCCAGTACCTCACCGGCGGCGGCGCGTGCCGGCAGCCCCACCTCCCTCATCGCGGGGACACTTACAGCGCAGGCGCCGCCCACGGGGCCCTTCCGCGCACGTGACCGactcccggggcgggggcggggacaACGCACCGACGGCGATTGGGTGCTAGAGTCACGTGCGCGCCGGCGCGGCAggggcggggcaggggcggggcaggggcggggcGATGACGCCGGCACCGCTTGGGGCGGTGGGCGGGGCTCTGCGCGTGCGCGGGAGGGCGGCGCGGCAGGAAGAGGTTTGCTCCGGTACCGGGGCCCTCTCGGGCCCGGGCCCTGCCTCCCCTCGGGCCCCGttctcccctcagccccggggTTCCCCTCAGCCCCGATCTCCCCTCAGCCCTGGGGATGCCCTCAGGCCCCAGGGTTCCCCTCAGCCCCGGGGGTCCCCTCAAGCCCCGATCTTCCCTTAGGCCTCGGGGTTCCCCTCAGCACCCGATCTCTCCTCAGGCCCTGAACTCCCTCAGCCCCGGGGTTCCCCTCAGCCACGATCTCCCCTCAGCCCTGGGGATGCCCTCAGGCCCCAGGGTTCCCCTCAGGCCCCGATCTCCCCGTAGGCCCCAGGGTTCCCCTCAGCCCCGGGGGTCCCCTCAAGCCCCGATCTCCCCTTAGGCCTCAGGGTTCCCCTCAGCCCCCGATCTCTCCTCAGGCCCTGAACCCCCTCAGCCCCGGGGGTCACCTCAGGCTCCACATTTCCCCTCAGGCCCCAAtcccccctcagccccgggggTCCCTCTCAGACCCTGATCCCCCCTTCATGCCCCAgatcttcccccagccccaggggctgcggtgCGTCAGAGCAAggcacctccaccaccacctggGTCATGAAGCATTCAGTGGCCCCTGTCAGGGCAGACCCCCTGCCGCTGTTGGGTCCCTGAGGGCAATGAtacagccctgccctgggtggaggggagcaggggaatgCGGGAAGGTTGCTGTGTGGGGGATTGGAATGAGCTGGAGCTTGTCTGCACAGTGAGAGCGGCCAATGCTGGATCCCAGAGGGCTCCTCGGGGAGCTGTCCCATCCCTTGGCTTCCCTGGAGACACGGGTCTCTCTCTCAGTGCAGAGGCCATGAAGATTAACCAGAACACTGTGCTGCAAGGACAGAGGGTGACCCTGGTGCCATACACTTCTGCACACGTGCCCCGGTATGTGGTTCCTGTCCTCCTCTGGTACTCTGTGCTGTCTGGTTCACTTCTCTTTCTAAAGGGAACGTGGTGGTCAGAAAGGGTGttggctggagagctgcagggcCCTCTTCCCCCAAGGAACCACACAGCAGAAAGAACACTCGTAGAAAGGCAATCAGTTTTGCCCTGtgtgccctgcagcagcatccctggcaggTCCGTCCCCTTTACCAGGTCTGCTGACAAAGAGAACTTCATCTGTGCCACTGTGTACCCACAGAAAGGGAAATACCTGTCTGAGTGAACCGCTGACAGTTTTCTTTTCGTTGATGTCTTTCCCTGATGGCAGTGGAAGAGCAAAACTTCAATGTGTAAAGCCAGATGGATGTTTGATAAATTAGAAGCAGGCGTGCAGGCAGTTTGTAAAGTGTTGGCCTGGCAGCTGCAGCCTCAGCACAAAGATGCCAGTATTAGTCACTTTGTCAGTGCCCTCGAGATGCTGTATCCAATCTCAATCGGGATGAAATGCACCGGAACTCCATGCTCAGTACTTTTAAAAACATCGTTTGCATCAGGCACTTTTCAAACTACAGGATGGACAAACTTGCTAAATTTCCATGGAGAACACTGATTCCTGTGTTAGATAAGGGAGAGAGGTTTGTGGATACTTTTAGGTTGCCATGAATGCCAGGCTAGATTTTCCAGAACCGGTCTATGACAGCCTGATCCTCAGAACATTTGCGGAAATCAGACTGTGATGCTGTAGCTCAGGCAGTGAGCTGGTTCTGGGTCTCATTGTCAGGTACCATGAGTGGATGCAGTCAGAAGAGCTGCAGCGCCTGACCGCCTCTGAACCCCTCAGCCTGGAGCAGGAGTATGAGATGCAGCGCAGCTGGCGGGATGACGCAGACAGTGAGGATCTTAAACATTTTCTAAGGGTGGGTGGGAGTGATGAGCAGGTCCCTTCTGTCCTGTAAGGGGCCCACGATGAGCTGAGAGTGCCCAGTGAGCGGGCTGTATTTGCTGAAGCAGACGGGACATGAGACCTTCTACAACAGTAGCTTTGAACTGGCTTTCTGTTTATAGCTGGTATATGCTCAGGGAAGTAGAGAACGTCCGGAGCTGTTGGTGTCCTTTTTATGTGTGCAGTTTTTCAAAGATAGCAGAGATTTACTTCCCACAGCATTATCTGCTGACTGCTGCACAGTCAACACTCACCAGGTCTGATCATCGTAAAAAGGTGGAAGGGGGTTGTATTTTTCCTTGAGAAATCGAATGACTTTATAATTACCTGGTTGAGGTGTGCTGACAGAATTGGTTCCCTGGCTCTCCTACAGCTAATGAATCACTGCCCATAAAAGCCTGGTAGAAATATAGTGAGCTGCAAAATACTGAGGCTGGCAAAGACCTCAGTCTGGAACATTTGTCTTAGCTGGCATTAAAAGCCttactaaaagcaaaaataatatgGACTAGGTGAATCACTAGTCTCAGTCTCTTGTGCACCAAACAATTCTTTGCCCAAACTTACTGCAGAGCGGGACAAGGCAGGGAGACCTCAGCCATGGGGTGAAAGTTTTCATGCTTCTTAAATAGGCTCTTTCTAGTGTTGGTGTCTATGTCACCCCCACAACGGGTTTTTTGgagtatttcttgtatttctaggGGTGGGAGCAGGCACACTTGGCATGGGAGGCATAATTATTAGCTCTTCCTCACCATTAACATGTGGAAGCTGTTGTTCCTTTGCCCATTGCATGCCTTTCATTTCATCCTTCAGTAATTTGTGAATAATTCTCAGCATGCCCTGACAAAAGCTGCTacgtttttgtttttctcagagtGCACCTTCATTGTGCTGGACAGGGAGCGGTGGTCTGGGCAGGCGCATGCGGATGAGGACTGCATGGTGGGGGACGTGAATCTCTTCCTCACCGACGCTGAGGATCCAACTTTGGGCGAAATTGAAATTATGATTGCAGGTCAAGTTCTGCTTCACAGCTTGCACCTTTGCCGCCGGGGCTAGAGCCAGCTGCAGACAGATGTTACATACAGCAGCTTTGTATTCTTATTGCTTTACCATGGCTATTCAGCCTGATCAGCATCCTTTGCTGGTCCACCTCACAGTCTCTTCCAAAAAGTGTCCAGAATGGCTGATTTGTCTCATAACTGGATGTTGACTTCTGTGGCTCTCTCTTTCAGAGCCCAGCTACCGAGGCAGAGGGTTTGGCAAGGAGGCAACTCTGATGATGATGTCCTATGGTAAGGGTGTCTCAGTGCACGGGAACGGTAGTACAGTGGGGATATTCCCAGTGATACAGACAGGGTAGTAAAGGGTGCATCTGCCCCAGAAATTGGAATCCTGTGCTTTCATAGATGTAGCAGCTGAGCAGGTAATAGAAACgcttttctttctggtttctttGGCAGGAGTAAAAAACCTGGGGATCAACAAATTTGAGGCTAAGATTGGTCAGGAAAATGAAGCCAGTATCTGCATGTtcaaaaagcttcattttaaggAGGTGCGGTAGCAGCCCGTCTTCTACCCAGAGAACGTGAGTGGCGTTTGCCGGTGGCCGGGATTgagctgcttttcctctgtttGATACAGGTTGCTGTGAACAGCATTTTCCAAGAGGTGACGCTGAGGTTGGATGTCAGTGACCAGGAGAGACAGTGGCTCCTGGAACAGACGAACCATGTGGAGGAGAAGAGCTATGTTGAACTGAAGCTGCCAGCCGGGGTGCTGGAGACCTGACAGACACATCCAGACACAGGCCTGGTTTCCAGGGACGAATTGGACGCTGTTGCGAGGTCTGGGTGTGGAGGACACTAGTGAGCCAAGCTGCGCTTAACTGTTTTCATCTGTCTCCTTCGGGTACTTTGTCATCTTGTCAACTTCGCACCTTGTTGCATCAGCCAGGAATACTGCCTGAAATTTGGACCTGGAAAACAGCCACTAATTCACAGGCTTGACCAGGAATGACTGTAACCTTAACACACTGTTCCAGCAAAGCCTAAAATCACCAGCAGTTAATTGATTCCTGGTGTGACCAGTTTCTGAACAAGCAACACCCACTGTTCCTTCTTCCACTGCCCTTAGATCAGGATTCATCAGCTCGACAGAGGCAGTCTCAGCGTGCTGGTATCTCACTCTGTTTTCTCTTGAATaaaaaaactgatgaaaaaatctGAGGTTTCCCCAGAGCTATGTGGAAGCAGCGTGGCTCAGCTGCTCACTTTGGCTGCTGAAAGGGCGGTTAGAAGTTGTAAAGGACAGCAGAGACTCTGAACCTTATTTTCTGGGATGCGGTGGGTTGCAGGGGGACACTGATGGGTCCTGAAAGTGAGCAAGTGAGCACAACCAAAGGGCAAGTACTGTTAACGTGATGAAAATTATTGATACCAGCCATCCAAGACTAGAGCAGAGCCTAACCGTGATCGCTGCTTAACAGGGGGAACtggcagctgcaggaggctgctgaGACAAAATTCCTTGCTGAGTTTCAGGACCGTGCTTTGGCACGCTGCTGCCTGTTAAGAGTGTGGACCTGTAAACCTCAGGCCGTCAGTGAAGCGATGTTGCACTTCATTTTACCAGGCTGCTTTTATGAAAGCAAGGAGGGGGAGAACACAACTGAAAGGAGATACAGTAGCAATCCCTTTCTTCAAGAAGCTCAGGACTTGCTCTCCTGAGCCTGAAGGCTCCAATTGCTGCTCTCCAGTACgatgaatgggggaaaaaatatctcttACTGGGGACAGATAtatttagggcaggagttggccaGCCGCACTCTGCTGTGATACAGTTGAGTTCTGTTGCTGAAGAGGCACTTGCCTGACTCCCACTGGACAGACTTTTTAATGCACTAGCTCAGCCTGACCTTCCCTGCCCTATGCAGCATGTTATCCACAGCAGGGAAGCTTGGtaagaggagaggacagaaggtAAAGGAGGATAACTGACGCTCCTGCATGTTTTCCCACTGTAATAGCAGCCGTAATGGCTAATTCTAGACCAGAAATTGTTTGTTGCAACTACAAAGTATCAGGTAATAGCTTTCAGATTTGCCCAGGGGCGTTTTTATCGGAGATTGGTAGACTG from Rissa tridactyla isolate bRisTri1 chromosome 15, bRisTri1.patW.cur.20221130, whole genome shotgun sequence includes the following:
- the NAT9 gene encoding alpha/beta-tubulin-N-acetyltransferase 9 isoform X2; the protein is MREGCCVGDWNELELVCTVRAANAGSQRAPRGAVPSLGFPGDTGLSLSAEAMKINQNTVLQGQRVTLVPYTSAHVPRYHEWMQSEELQRLTASEPLSLEQEYEMQRSWRDDADKPSYRGRGFGKEATLMMMSYGVKNLGINKFEAKIGQENEASICMFKKLHFKEVAVNSIFQEVTLRLDVSDQERQWLLEQTNHVEEKSYVELKLPAGVLET
- the NAT9 gene encoding alpha/beta-tubulin-N-acetyltransferase 9 isoform X3; protein product: MKINQNTVLQGQRVTLVPYTSAHVPRYHEWMQSEELQRLTASEPLSLEQEYEMQRSWRDDADKCTFIVLDRERWSGQAHADEDCMVGDVNLFLTDAEDPTLGEIEIMIAEPSYRGRGFGKEATLMMMSYGVKNLGINKFEAKIGQENEASICMFKKLHFKEVAVNSIFQEVTLRLDVSDQERQWLLEQTNHVEEKSYVELKLPAGVLET
- the NAT9 gene encoding alpha/beta-tubulin-N-acetyltransferase 9 isoform X4, yielding MREGCCVGDWNELELVCTVRAANAGSQRAPRGAVPSLGFPGDTGLSLSAEAMKINQNTVLQGQRVTLVPYTSAHVPRYHEWMQSEELQRLTASEPLSLEQEYEMQRSWRDDADKCTFIVLDRERWSGQAHADEDCMVGDVNLFLTDAEDPTLGEIEIMIAEPSYRGRGFGKEATLMMMSYGCCEQHFPRGDAEVGCQ
- the NAT9 gene encoding alpha/beta-tubulin-N-acetyltransferase 9 isoform X1, encoding MREGCCVGDWNELELVCTVRAANAGSQRAPRGAVPSLGFPGDTGLSLSAEAMKINQNTVLQGQRVTLVPYTSAHVPRYHEWMQSEELQRLTASEPLSLEQEYEMQRSWRDDADKCTFIVLDRERWSGQAHADEDCMVGDVNLFLTDAEDPTLGEIEIMIAEPSYRGRGFGKEATLMMMSYGVKNLGINKFEAKIGQENEASICMFKKLHFKEVAVNSIFQEVTLRLDVSDQERQWLLEQTNHVEEKSYVELKLPAGVLET